The Neurospora crassa OR74A linkage group I, whole genome shotgun sequence genome segment CGCAGAACGGGCCTCACCCTGAGCCTTGACCACCATAGCCTGCTTCTCTTGACGCGCCTTGTCAACAATAAAAGCTGCGCGCTGCGCTTCTTGCTGTGCGACCTGCTTGGCCTCTACTGCCGCAGTGAATTCGGGGGAGAATGCGAGGTGCTGGGGTATGGTTAGCCAGAGATATCTACGACGCAAAAGAACGGGTGGAGGAATCGTACTGTAAGCGACACATCGTCCAGGAGGATGTTGAACCGGGCCGCACGCTTTGCCAGGTTCTCACGCACAAGCTTGGCAACCATCTCTCTTTGGGTGATCAATTGACTGGCGTTGAATTGCGCGACAACGCTCTTGAGAACCTCGTTGACGATTGAAGGAAGGACCCGCTCGTCGTAATCGGTACCGAGGGTACGGTAAATCTGAGGCAAGGCCGTGACTTCGGGTCTTGAAAGGACACGGCAGGTGATGTTGACCATTTGCAAATCCTTGGTACCGGTCAAGGAGGACACGTTTCTGGGCTTCGCGCGGACATCGTAGGTAATAGGGGTCTCGAACCAGGGGATCATGAGATGGGTTCCTATTCAACTTGTCAGAAAAACGATTAAGGCTAGCGAGATAGAGACCAAGCGGCGAAAGCAGACGAACCTTCGCCATAGATCTCCTTGCTAACACCATTAACTCTCCTGTACTTGATCGCTCTGTGACCACCATCAACGTTGAACAGGGAGTTTGAAAGGACccaagcaccaccaccaagaaggGCGAAACCGGTCAAGGCAGGGCCCAAACCGCGGGGAGGGATGGGGGGCCTGCCACCTGGgaaaccgccgccgccgcgagACCGGGCAGTCTGCTGAATCTTGTTCAGGAGATCCTGATATGGGTTGTTCGACATGCTGGGCTGCTGTGAAGTAATGGGCGGCCCAAAGATGATTTGGAGTAGGAGCCCTGGGTTGGTTGACGGATGTGGTGGGGAAATGGGGATTGAAGTCGTCACGATAGCTTGCCCGAGCTTTTCCAGCGTCGGAGCTAAGACCACCCACAGGCAGAACCACAAGCGAGGCGCATCACTAAAGTCCACTTGCCATCTGCCTACCACCCTACTGGCGCAACTGGGCTTCTAGGTACCGCCTGTCTCACTTTGGTCAAGCACAGACCATACGCTCACGTGGGTCGCTATAGCTTGTCGCGACGGGAGCAGGACCTTGATGGATCGTAGCTCGGAGacaagtagaggtatccaCCCCCGCGACGTACATAGCCCCTGCATTCCATCGTCGAAGCGACACAGCGACAGAGAGTCCAATTTTTGACGTGTGCAAATCCAGAACTACAAACTTCCATTTGCAGCCACCAAAAGGTTGACTCCATTCCCAGAACTTCTCCCCGTTGTCAGAGTATTCCCACCTCGACCAAACCCCCATCTTACAAATCGACGGTATCTGGCAGCAGGCTTGGGCTTTGAAATTGAAGAGAAAAGGCTAAAGAGGACCCAATTGCCACCAGGTAGTCTAACTACGACTGTGTTAacttccatctcatccatTTGCCAAAGTTCGCTGTTCCTGCGCGGTCCCTATTGTTCCCATCGATTCATACCAATTCCTGGTTGCCCATCCCACCTGTCCAACATTTGGTTCGCTTGGTGATTCCCATTCGATCAGCCCACACAGCTCGCAGTCAAACTCACGCAGGATTGTGCCTCTCCACCCTCAGCAGCGCTACTGCTAGACACTTTGCGCTTCGTACAACATATTTGCTCGACAGTGAACGCGCGCATCGCCATGTCGACACGCCAACCTTCACGTGTGGTCTTCGTGGGAAACATCCCTTATGGTACGCAGACAACCCGCTTCTGTCCAGGTCAGACGACGACCATCTATAAAAGCCCACCCACTGACAGGGACAATGCAGGCCTTACCGAAGAGCAGATAACCGAAATCTTTAGCGGCGCTGGACGGGTCCTCAACTTCCGCCTTGTCTATGACCGTGAAACTGGAAGGCCAAAGGGTTTTGGGTTCGCAGAATTTCCCGACTACGGTGCGTATCCATCTCTGAATCAAGTATCCCTCTCCCGCGCACACGCTAATCAGCTTTCGCCGATCTCCAGATTCCGCTGCATCGGCTGTACGAAACCTGAACGACCACGAGATTATGGGTCGCAAGCTGCGTGTCGATTTCAGCAACGAGACTGTCAGCGACGAAGACGGTGGCAGAGATCGTGATGGCGGGGTATGGCACAAACCAACTCAACTCACCTCACTTTCACACCCAATCCACTGACCATGACGGCCTACCTAGTCGAATCAGAACGCCTCCGGTAGCTACAACGCTCAACCTCCCAATGGGGGAGGCTACAACACCGCTCCCCCCGTCAGCGCCGCCCCTCCTGCTCTCGGACCCTTGCCCCAGGGCAAAGACCTTCCCCCCGATGTT includes the following:
- a CDS encoding prohibitin-2, producing the protein MSNNPYQDLLNKIQQTARSRGGGGFPGGRPPIPPRGLGPALTGFALLGGGAWVLSNSLFNVDGGHRAIKYRRVNGVSKEIYGEGTHLMIPWFETPITYDVRAKPRNVSSLTGTKDLQMVNITCRVLSRPEVTALPQIYRTLGTDYDERVLPSIVNEVLKSVVAQFNASQLITQREMVAKLVRENLAKRAARFNILLDDVSLTHLAFSPEFTAAVEAKQVAQQEAQRAAFIVDKARQEKQAMVVKAQGEARSAELIGEAIKKSKSYVELKKLENARAIANIIQEAGGKNRLLLDSEGLGLNVFEDRRSKDN